The Spirochaetales bacterium genome has a segment encoding these proteins:
- the tnpB gene encoding IS66 family insertion sequence element accessory protein TnpB: HHDPLSGNLFVFCGRTRRLLKVLYWERNGFCLWTKRLEQDKYPWPLTGEDVKRIDRRQMKMLLTGIDFFHAHREKKYKYIT; the protein is encoded by the coding sequence CATCATGACCCGTTAAGCGGGAACCTGTTCGTTTTTTGCGGACGAACACGGCGTCTCTTAAAAGTATTGTACTGGGAAAGGAACGGATTCTGTCTCTGGACAAAACGGCTTGAGCAAGACAAATACCCGTGGCCCCTTACAGGAGAAGATGTGAAACGGATTGACAGGCGGCAGATGAAGATGCTGCTTACGGGGATTGATTTTTTTCACGCGCACCGGGAAAAAAAATACAAATATATCACATAA